One stretch of Novosphingobium pentaromativorans US6-1 DNA includes these proteins:
- a CDS encoding NepR family anti-sigma factor has product MLNQPKGKGEPGAIPAMPPDSGRENEPGWAGGLRKLYNSVVDEPLPDSFKDLLKKLDGGGDA; this is encoded by the coding sequence GTGTTGAATCAGCCCAAAGGTAAAGGCGAACCGGGAGCAATTCCCGCGATGCCGCCGGATTCCGGACGGGAGAATGAACCCGGATGGGCCGGTGGGCTGAGGAAGCTATATAACTCCGTGGTGGACGAACCGCTTCCGGACAGCTTCAAGGATCTCCTCAAGAAGCTCGACGGCGGCGGCGATGCCTGA
- a CDS encoding sigma-70 family RNA polymerase sigma factor: protein MPDRTRHNAADEAFRKELLSVLPHLRAFARGLCGRPDFADDLVQEAAIKAWTARERYTPGTNMRAWTFAILRNHYLSELRRSKRSTELDEGAAERMLVMEADQEGPLHLSDMEDALQKLAPERREAVLLIGASGFSYEEAAEIAGCPIGTMKSRVARARTDLARMLDGEPEIVAEDRARRSG from the coding sequence ATGCCTGACCGCACGAGGCACAACGCCGCTGACGAGGCTTTCCGCAAGGAACTGCTGTCCGTCCTGCCCCATTTGCGCGCTTTCGCCCGTGGCCTTTGCGGCCGGCCGGACTTTGCCGACGACCTCGTTCAGGAAGCCGCGATCAAGGCCTGGACGGCCCGCGAACGCTATACGCCGGGCACGAATATGCGCGCCTGGACCTTTGCTATCCTGCGCAATCATTACCTTTCGGAACTGCGCCGCTCCAAGCGCAGCACCGAACTCGACGAAGGCGCGGCGGAGCGCATGCTGGTGATGGAGGCCGACCAGGAAGGGCCGCTGCATCTCTCGGACATGGAAGACGCCCTGCAGAAGCTGGCTCCTGAACGGCGCGAGGCCGTTCTGCTGATCGGCGCGTCGGGCTTCAGCTATGAAGAAGCCGCGGAAATCGCGGGATGTCCCATCGGCACGATGAAAAGCCGCGTCGCACGCGCACGGACGGATCTTGCCCGAATGCTCGACGGCGAACCTGAAATCGTCGCCGAAGACCGCGCGCGCCGCTCGGGCTGA
- a CDS encoding superoxide dismutase codes for MTIALMPLPYAQDALEPHISAKTLEIHHGAHHKTYVDKLNAAIEGTDNAGKSVEEISKSASGPLFNNAAQVYNHGFYWHSLSPEKTEPSESLATAIKNDFGSMDALLEALSNEAVNHFASGWAWLVVDGGKLKVISTHDAGTAITSDVNPLLTIDVWEHAYYIDQMNKRPAYVKAVLENLINWKFASDNFDRGTAWTYPA; via the coding sequence ATGACCATTGCCCTCATGCCGCTGCCTTACGCCCAGGATGCGCTCGAGCCGCACATCTCAGCCAAGACCCTCGAGATCCATCATGGCGCACACCACAAGACCTACGTCGACAAGCTGAATGCCGCGATCGAGGGCACGGACAATGCCGGCAAGTCGGTTGAAGAGATCAGCAAGTCGGCTTCGGGCCCGCTGTTCAACAACGCCGCCCAGGTTTACAACCACGGCTTCTATTGGCACTCGCTGAGCCCCGAGAAGACCGAACCCAGCGAGAGCCTCGCCACCGCCATTAAGAACGACTTCGGTTCGATGGACGCCCTGCTTGAGGCGCTGAGCAACGAGGCGGTGAACCACTTCGCATCCGGCTGGGCCTGGCTGGTCGTCGACGGCGGCAAGCTCAAGGTCATCTCGACCCACGACGCGGGCACTGCAATCACCTCGGACGTGAACCCGCTGCTCACCATCGACGTGTGGGAGCATGCCTACTACATCGACCAGATGAACAAGCGCCCGGCCTACGTGAAGGCGGTGCTCGAAAACCTCATCAACTGGAAGTTCGCGTCGGACAACTTCGACCGCGGCACGGCCTGGACCTACCCGGCCTGA